A section of the Deltaproteobacteria bacterium genome encodes:
- a CDS encoding ABC transporter permease yields MSRAPGRFWSNVLAVAYKEASIIRHDRALVGTVVAQPVMMLLLFGLALSNKPANVPWAVLDRSDTALSRRLVQEIQATGYFLPPQRASGYEHGRELLRRGEAMALVVIPHDLRRQLERGQPRIQLLLDGSDPLSAARVGGYIAQVAAAVEVLPAAAAGPRAGELDLRQRFWFNPTLSDREFFLVALAGMLLTNLCLSATALGLVGERESGTYEQMLALPTTPLEIVLGKLVPFVVISYGVLLFAIAGAGLGFGLWPQGNWLTLLVVTLPFVLASLAVGVLVSTLAHTSAQAVFITVFFIMPSFVLSGTMIPYQLMPSGIRELGGLFPLRWYQIILRRIGARGAGFSEVALPVLALLILFAVLLATIRRRMKPRLS; encoded by the coding sequence ATGAGCCGCGCGCCGGGCCGTTTTTGGTCCAACGTGTTGGCGGTCGCCTACAAGGAAGCCAGCATCATTCGTCACGATCGCGCCCTGGTCGGCACCGTGGTGGCACAGCCGGTGATGATGCTGCTGCTGTTCGGTCTGGCGCTGTCGAACAAGCCGGCCAACGTGCCCTGGGCGGTGCTCGATCGCAGCGACACGGCGCTGTCGCGGCGGCTGGTGCAGGAGATACAGGCCACCGGCTACTTCCTGCCGCCGCAGCGTGCCAGCGGCTATGAGCACGGCCGCGAGCTGCTACGCCGCGGTGAGGCGATGGCACTGGTAGTCATTCCGCACGACCTGCGGCGCCAGCTCGAGCGCGGGCAGCCGCGCATTCAGCTCTTGCTCGATGGTAGCGACCCGCTTTCGGCGGCGCGGGTGGGCGGCTACATCGCGCAGGTGGCGGCGGCGGTCGAAGTGTTGCCGGCGGCCGCGGCCGGGCCGCGGGCTGGTGAGTTGGACCTGCGCCAGCGCTTTTGGTTCAATCCCACTCTCAGTGATCGCGAGTTCTTCCTGGTAGCCTTGGCCGGCATGCTCTTGACGAATCTGTGTTTGTCGGCGACCGCGCTCGGCCTGGTGGGCGAGCGCGAAAGCGGCACCTACGAGCAGATGCTGGCGCTGCCGACCACGCCGCTGGAGATCGTGCTCGGTAAACTCGTGCCGTTCGTCGTCATTAGCTACGGCGTGCTGTTGTTTGCGATCGCCGGCGCCGGCCTCGGCTTCGGCCTGTGGCCGCAGGGTAACTGGCTGACGCTGTTGGTGGTCACCTTGCCGTTCGTGCTCGCCTCGCTAGCGGTGGGTGTGTTGGTATCCACGCTGGCGCACACCTCGGCGCAGGCGGTGTTCATCACCGTGTTCTTCATCATGCCGTCGTTCGTGCTCTCGGGCACGATGATTCCGTATCAGCTCATGCCGTCCGGCATCCGTGAACTGGGCGGACTATTTCCGCTGCGGTGGTATCAGATCATCTTGCGCCGCATCGGCGCCCGCGGTGCAGGGTTTAGCGAGGTGGCTTTGCCCGTGCTCGCGCTGCTGATCTTGTTCGCCGTCCTGCTCGCCACCATCCGCCGGCGCATGAAGCCGCGGCTGAGCTGA